A DNA window from Nerophis lumbriciformis linkage group LG33, RoL_Nlum_v2.1, whole genome shotgun sequence contains the following coding sequences:
- the LOC133575810 gene encoding uncharacterized protein: MPSCDPASSRNYQMYWTGKHGNKGKCANCTQASMSSVKGVSRLSRRTKRPLYCKSQLWMWRKRQRKCCFTFFRGNRLIRERRNSLPCLNPNRKSQKNEEHLHSCPSPILECSQVKTVVEANLQCGSESSEDALRRTKRPLYCKLQMWMWRKRQQKCCFTFFRGNRLIRERRNSLPCLNPNRKSQTNEEHLHSCPSPILEGSQVKTVVESNLQCGSESSEDALKKRTSEVETCTMSQTCSSSSVEENQCNNTSSSHGTPPAVEFNAFADPTEWLLTRLDSWGENKNNHFTAQKTVADDQMGSLLDPHLNADPKISSKNTIHPQINGGLTVLTNSIHDYLGDFFRMYGTFIPLQEDDVLNHLKRLFHTDFTHGKTLILEVIKRRLTAVLWKPASSFRVVFKKHTLTLDDLSTLAHENWLNDQVMNMYGELIMEASQHKVHFINSFFHRQLMTKGYDGVKRWTKQVDLFSKTLLLVPVHLEVHWCLVVADIARRKICLFDSQGNALRKVARNILKYLITEATEKQQTSFVSDWAVSFDENVPKQTNENDCGVFVLEYCRCLALGQPLHFSQADIPKIRKRIYKELCECKLHC; the protein is encoded by the exons ATGCCCTCATGTGACCCTGCATCGTCTCGAAACTACCAAATGTACTGGACGGGAAAGCACGGAAACAAAGGGAAGTGCGCCAACTGCACGCAAGCCTCCATGTCTTCAGTCAAGGGAGTTTCACGTCTCTCCCGGCGGACGAAGAGACCTCTGTATTGCAAATCACAGCTGTGGATGTGGAGGAAACGACAACGGAAATGCTGTTTTACCTTTTTTCGAGGCAACAGGTTAATACGAGAGAGGCGCAACAGTCTGCCCTGCCTCAACCCAAACAGAAAATCACAGAAAAACGAAGAGCATCTTCACTCGTGTCCCTCCCCAATTCTAGAATGTTCTCAAGTGAAAACCGTTGTGGAAGCCAATCTCCAATGTGGTAGTGAAAGTTCAGAAGACGCGCTTAGGCGGACGAAGAGACCTCTGTATTGTAAATTACAGATGTGGATGTGGAGGAAGCGACAACAGAAATGCTGTTTCACCTTTTTTCGAGGCAACAGATTAATACGAGAGAGGCGCAACAGTCTGCCCTGCCTCAACCCAAACAGAAAATCACAGACAAACGAAGAGCATCTTCACTCGTGTCCCTCCCCAATTCTAGAAGGTTCTCAAGTGAAAACCGTTGTGGAATCCAATCTCCAATGTGGTAGTGAAAGTTCAGAAGACGCGCTTAAAAAGCGGACTTCCGAGGTAGAAACATGTACAATGTCGCAAACATGCTCATCCAGTTCTGTAGAGGAGAATCAGTGCAACAATACTTCATCTTCACATGGAACTCCACCTGCTGTAGAGTTCAATGCATTTGCAGATCCCACTGAATGGCTACTAACTCGGTTAGATTCATGGGGTGAGAATAAAAACAACCATTTTACCGCTCAAAAGACTGTGGCAGACGACCAAATGGGATCCCTTCTGGATCCACATCTAAATGCAGATCCTAAGATCTCTAGCAAGAACACAATACACCCTCAAATCAATGGTGGCCTCACAGTACTGACAAACAGTATCCATG ATTATCTTGGTGACTTCTTCAGAATGTATGGAACCTTCATCCCACTTCAAGAGGATGACGTGTTGAATCACCTGAAGAGACTCTTTCACACAGATTTCACTCATGG GAAAACTTTAATCTTGGAGGTTATTAAACGCAGATTGACTGCAGTGCTGTGGAAACCTGCGTCTTCCTTCCGAGTGGTCTTTAAGAAACACACCCTGACATTGGATGATTTGTCCACACTAGCGCATGAAAATTGGCTCAACGACCAG GTCATGAACATGTATGGGGAACTAATTATGGAAGCTTCTCAACACAAG GTCCATTTTATCAACAGCTTCTTCCACCGACAGCTCATGACCAAAGGCTATGATGGCGTGAAGAGATGGACAAAGCAG GTTGATTTGTTCTCCAAGACTCTGCTGTTGGTGCCCGTCCACCTGGAAGTGCATTGGTGTCTGGTTGTCGCAGACATCGCCAGAAGGAAAATCTGTCTCTTCGACTCTCAAGGGAATGCACTGCGCAAAGTTGCACGG AATATCCTGAAGTACCTGATAACCGAAGCAACTGAGAAACAACAGACGTCGTTTGTAAGTGATTGGGCTGTGTCCTTCGATGAG AATGTCCCAAAGCAAACCAACGAAAATGACTGCGGTGTTTTTGTCTTGGAG TATTGCAGATGCCTCGCCTTGGGTCAGCCACTCCATTTCTCACAGGCCGACATACCAAAGATACGCAAGCGGATCTACAAAGAACTCTGTGAATGTAAGCTCCATTGCTAG